The DNA segment AAAGCAAAAGGACAGCTAGATAATATTTATTATTAGATACGAGATTACGGGTTTATTTTTCAGCTAACGGCAAAGCAAAATCTTTGTATGTATGGGCTGCCATTGGCCGCCCGCTTTTTGTATACAACATTTGCCTTCAAAGTCAGGGTCTGCCAACTAGGTCCAATTTCCTCAAAGAAGGCACTATAGCTGTAGCAGTAGCAGTTATCAATACACTGTAAAGCAAGTCGGTGAAGGCAAAGGGAAATAAACCCGCTATTATAGCCGTTTTTAAGGACATAGGCTTGCCTAAATAGAAATTCATAATTAGGTATAAATGAACGATGCCGCAGAAATATACTGCACACATGCCTGCTAAAATTGGTTTTAGAACTCCAAATAAGGTAAGTTTGTCTAATTTCTCGGTAAGCTTGCCGATAATATATGCGCAAAGTGAAAAGCCGATAATATAACCAAAGGTGGGTTGAAAAATATACATAGGGCCGCCTCCCTGAGTAAAAACCGGAAAACCCATCAAGCCAACGCCTAAATACAAAAGTTGTGAGCAAAGACCCCGTTTTGCGCCCAGCAGAATACCTGAATAAGCACAAAACAAATATTGCAGTGTAAAAGGGACAAGCGGGGTGGGTATTTTGATAAATGCCCCGATTGCCGTAAGTGCAGCAAATAAAGCTATTAAAACCATATCTCTAGTCTTTATGTTCATAAAAATTACCCCTTCCTAGAATATTTTCTCTTATAATACTAAAGGAAGGGGTAATTGTCAACTTTAATTTAGATTATGGTTGACAATACATGTGGATATTACATGGTGATGTGGCTGTACTTCTTTACACAGCTTAGTATTTAATATTTTCAAGTATCCCGGAATTTTATTAGCCATTTATAGGCACCTGATATGATATAATGGAGGCGGTGATATTATGAAAATCCTTGTAGATGCAGATGGGTGCCCTGTTGTAGATATAGCCATAAAAACAGCCAAATCCTGCGATTTGGAAATACTTGTAGTCAAAAACTTTTCCCATTATTTAGCAGATGATTATGCAACCATTGTTACTGTTGACCAATCCGCTGATAGTGCTGATTATTATATTGTAAATCACGCTGCAAAAGGCGACATAGTCATAACACAGGATTATGGTT comes from the Tepidanaerobacter acetatoxydans Re1 genome and includes:
- a CDS encoding biotin transporter BioY — encoded protein: MNIKTRDMVLIALFAALTAIGAFIKIPTPLVPFTLQYLFCAYSGILLGAKRGLCSQLLYLGVGLMGFPVFTQGGGPMYIFQPTFGYIIGFSLCAYIIGKLTEKLDKLTLFGVLKPILAGMCAVYFCGIVHLYLIMNFYLGKPMSLKTAIIAGLFPFAFTDLLYSVLITATATAIVPSLRKLDLVGRP
- a CDS encoding YaiI/YqxD family protein; translated protein: MKILVDADGCPVVDIAIKTAKSCDLEILVVKNFSHYLADDYATIVTVDQSADSADYYIVNHAAKGDIVITQDYGLAAMALAKEAFCINQNGLIISSENIQQLLTRRHINQEIRRKHHKYTKFKKREPEQDAKFERNLRYLIEKLLAE